From the Hevea brasiliensis isolate MT/VB/25A 57/8 chromosome 15, ASM3005281v1, whole genome shotgun sequence genome, one window contains:
- the LOC110631447 gene encoding uncharacterized protein LOC110631447 isoform X1, protein MEMDVVQVNQNWNCIDESAEHSLYPEALGISDAFRDPELLPRIGDQYQVEIPPLMTKSAYFLLTEMAKDPVIMPGSSHDFLVGLPISLMWIKEEVKNIKHEHREFLGDLNGSSNRNKSLKHESNAEIQIFPGSDLQVKSEPMDVLLNSAVEDIKPAKLDLQEEKKNHQQLGGKSYLMVPGSLGVTWNDFEEASFLLGLYIFGKNLVQVKKFVESKQMGDILSFYYGKFYRSERYYRWSECQKIRSRRCIYGQRIFTGSTQQELLSRLFLHLSEECKNTLMEVSKTFGEGKMLLEEYVLTLKAVVGMNNLVEAVGIGKGKQDLTGIAMEPLKSNQVATGRPEIPVGKACSTLSPLEIVNFLTGGYRLSKARSNDLFWEAVWPRLLARGWHSEQPNDYGFAAASRHSLVFLVPGIKKFSRRKLVRGEHYFDSVSDVLNKVASDPALLELDVGADKILDQQDFPNQQRHCYLKPRTPSHRAEVMKFTVVDTSLANGETSTVRELRSLPVEMMNISTTRSDSEESDEDSTEDSINESDSSDNLCFDHSRTDISKSTKVNVDVGDSSGRENFENIALRQCSPVIGSGFTQVPVKIPKDQNASKYDDMHPSKHIKGQAIKRTKPANRNLLGPVAKRRRRLTVCDHAVTSCCTVNVSVDPRLEQDEVGCTSGNHDLQENTLSYLDSHQAKLSSTSSSSRGSPNITDECNLSSNLSVAEHPNEKSQSRTLIDLNIPIPEDAETEALMMEMIERQHDKETGQTQDFGMLKTSASVCGSTSEQPPGFNSRRQSTRNRPLTTKALEALACGFLSIKQNRRSRDDFSLDNSMSRPSRRARGKVRVTENFGTGVMDFKGDERANGVCNSSSDMFNELHV, encoded by the exons ATGGAG ATGGATGTTGTTCAAGTGAATCAGAATTGGAATTGCATTGACGAGTCTGCTGAGCACTCACTTTATCCAGAGGCTCTTGGTATAAGTGATGCCTTTAGGGATCCTGAGCTGCTTCCTCGCATTGGAGATCAATACCAGGTTGAGATTCCACCTCTCATGACAAAATCTGCCTACTTCTTGCTCACAGAGATGGCAAAAGATCCAGTAATCATGCCTGGTAGTTCCCATGATTTTTTAGTGGGATTACCCATATCACTAATGTGGATCAAGGAGGAAGTCAAGAACATTAAACATGAACACCGAGAATTTCTTGGTGATTTGAATGGCTCATCTAATAGAAATAAATCCCTAAAACATGAAAGCAATGCAGAGATTCAGATTTTTCCAGGAAGTGACTTACAAGTTAAGTCTGAACCTATGGATGTTCTACTCAATAGTGCGGTGGAAGACATAAAGCCTGCAAAATTAGATTtgcaagaagaaaagaagaatcaTCAGCAGCTTGGAGGCAAAAGCTACCTCATGGTTCCGGGTTCTTTGGGTGTCACATGGAATGATTTTGAGGAGGCCAGTTTCCTTCTTGGTTTATACATCTTTGGAAAGAATCTTGTTCAAGTAAAGAAATTTGTTGAGAGCAAACAGATGGGAGATATACTTTCATTTTATTATGGGAAGTTTTATAGGTCTGAAAGATACTACAGATGGTCAGAATGCCAGAAAATAAGAAGCAGAAGATGTATATATGGACAAAGGATTTTTACAGGATCCACTCAGCAAGAGCTGCTTTCTCGTTTGTTTTTACATTTGTCAGAGGAATGCAAAAATACGTTGATGGAG GTTTCTAAGACATTTGGAGAGGGGAAAATGTTGCTAGAAGAATATGTATTGACCTTGAAGGCTGTAGTTGGAATGAACAACCTTGTTGAGGCAGTGGGAATTGGCAAAGGGAAGCAAGACCTGACAGGCATTGCGATGGAGCCTCTGAAGTCAAATCAAGTTGCTACTGGTCGTCCAGAAATACCAGTTGGCAAAGCTTGCTCCACTCTTTCACCCTTGGAAATTGTCAACTTCTTAACTGGAGGTTATCGATTAAGCAAAGCCAGATCAAATGACCTTTTCTGGGAGGCTGTTTGGCCTCGTTTACTTGCAAGAGGGTGGCACTCTGAGCAGCCTAATGATTATGGTTTTGCTGCTGCTTCCAGGCATTCTCTGGTCTTTCTAGTCCCTGGTATCAAGAAGTTTTCAAGAAGGAAACTAGTGAGAGGAGAGCACTATTTTGATTCTGTCAGTGATGTCTTGAATAAAGTTGCTTCAGATCCAGCTCTCCTTGAGCTTGATGTTGGAGCAGACAAGATTTTGGACCAACAAGATTTTCCCAATCAGCAACGCCATTGCTATCTCAAGCCACGAACTCCTAGCCACAGGGCAGAAGTCATGAAGTTTACTGTTGTTGATACTAGTCTGGCTAATGGGGAAACATCCACGGTGAGAGAACTGAGAAGCTTACCAGTTGAAATGATGAACATTTCCACCACCAGAAGTGATTCTGAAGAAAGTGATGAAGATTCTACTGAGGATTCAATAAATGAATCTGATTCTTCTGATAACTTGTGTTTTGATCACAGCAGGACTGATATTTCAAAATCCACAAAGGTCAATGTTGATGTGGGAGACTCGTCTGGCAgggaaaattttgaaaatattgctTTGAGGCAATGTTCCCCTGTAATTGGCTCAGGTTTCACCCAGGTTCCGGTCAAAATCCCAAAGGATCAGAATGCTAGCAAGTATGATGATATGCATCCAAGTAAGCATATCAAAGGTCAAGCAATAAAGAGAACGAAACCTGCCAATAGGAATCTTTTAGGCCCTGTTGCAAAAAGACGGCGAAGATTAACTGTGTGTGATCACGCAGTGACAAGCTGTTGTACTGTCAATGTCTCAGTAGATCCCAGGTTAGAACAAGATGAAGTTGGTTGTACATCAGGAAATCATGATTTGCAAGAGAATACTCTTTCTTATCTGGATTCACATCAGGCAAAGTTGTCATCCACCAGTTCTTCATCCAGGGGCAGCCCTAATATTACAGATGAATGCAATCTGAGTAGCAACTTATCTGTTGCTGAACATCCTAATGAGAAATCTCAGTCTCGGACATTGATTGACCTGAACATACCCATCCCTGAAGATGCTGAGACTGAAGCGTTAATGATGGAAATGATAGAAAGACAGCATGATAAAGAGACTGGACAGACACAGGATTTCGGTATGCTGAAAACTTCCGCTTCAGTATGTGGTTCTACTTCTGAGCAACCACCTGGCTTCAATTCTCGTAGGCAAAGTACAAGAAACCGACCACTGACCACTAAAGCACTGGAAGCTCTTGCTTGTGGATTTTTGAGCATAAAGCAGAATCGGAGGAGTCGGGATGATTTTTCACTGGATAACTCAATGTCGAGGCCTTCACGACGTGCTCGCGGTAAGGTGAGAGTTACTGAAAACTTCGGAACTGGTGTAATGGATTTCAAAGGAGATGAAAGAGCAAATGGTGTATGTAATAGTAGTAGTGACATGTTCAATGAGCTTCATGTTTAA
- the LOC110631447 gene encoding uncharacterized protein LOC110631447 isoform X2, protein MDVVQVNQNWNCIDESAEHSLYPEALGISDAFRDPELLPRIGDQYQVEIPPLMTKSAYFLLTEMAKDPVIMPGSSHDFLVGLPISLMWIKEEVKNIKHEHREFLGDLNGSSNRNKSLKHESNAEIQIFPGSDLQVKSEPMDVLLNSAVEDIKPAKLDLQEEKKNHQQLGGKSYLMVPGSLGVTWNDFEEASFLLGLYIFGKNLVQVKKFVESKQMGDILSFYYGKFYRSERYYRWSECQKIRSRRCIYGQRIFTGSTQQELLSRLFLHLSEECKNTLMEVSKTFGEGKMLLEEYVLTLKAVVGMNNLVEAVGIGKGKQDLTGIAMEPLKSNQVATGRPEIPVGKACSTLSPLEIVNFLTGGYRLSKARSNDLFWEAVWPRLLARGWHSEQPNDYGFAAASRHSLVFLVPGIKKFSRRKLVRGEHYFDSVSDVLNKVASDPALLELDVGADKILDQQDFPNQQRHCYLKPRTPSHRAEVMKFTVVDTSLANGETSTVRELRSLPVEMMNISTTRSDSEESDEDSTEDSINESDSSDNLCFDHSRTDISKSTKVNVDVGDSSGRENFENIALRQCSPVIGSGFTQVPVKIPKDQNASKYDDMHPSKHIKGQAIKRTKPANRNLLGPVAKRRRRLTVCDHAVTSCCTVNVSVDPRLEQDEVGCTSGNHDLQENTLSYLDSHQAKLSSTSSSSRGSPNITDECNLSSNLSVAEHPNEKSQSRTLIDLNIPIPEDAETEALMMEMIERQHDKETGQTQDFGMLKTSASVCGSTSEQPPGFNSRRQSTRNRPLTTKALEALACGFLSIKQNRRSRDDFSLDNSMSRPSRRARGKVRVTENFGTGVMDFKGDERANGVCNSSSDMFNELHV, encoded by the exons ATGGATGTTGTTCAAGTGAATCAGAATTGGAATTGCATTGACGAGTCTGCTGAGCACTCACTTTATCCAGAGGCTCTTGGTATAAGTGATGCCTTTAGGGATCCTGAGCTGCTTCCTCGCATTGGAGATCAATACCAGGTTGAGATTCCACCTCTCATGACAAAATCTGCCTACTTCTTGCTCACAGAGATGGCAAAAGATCCAGTAATCATGCCTGGTAGTTCCCATGATTTTTTAGTGGGATTACCCATATCACTAATGTGGATCAAGGAGGAAGTCAAGAACATTAAACATGAACACCGAGAATTTCTTGGTGATTTGAATGGCTCATCTAATAGAAATAAATCCCTAAAACATGAAAGCAATGCAGAGATTCAGATTTTTCCAGGAAGTGACTTACAAGTTAAGTCTGAACCTATGGATGTTCTACTCAATAGTGCGGTGGAAGACATAAAGCCTGCAAAATTAGATTtgcaagaagaaaagaagaatcaTCAGCAGCTTGGAGGCAAAAGCTACCTCATGGTTCCGGGTTCTTTGGGTGTCACATGGAATGATTTTGAGGAGGCCAGTTTCCTTCTTGGTTTATACATCTTTGGAAAGAATCTTGTTCAAGTAAAGAAATTTGTTGAGAGCAAACAGATGGGAGATATACTTTCATTTTATTATGGGAAGTTTTATAGGTCTGAAAGATACTACAGATGGTCAGAATGCCAGAAAATAAGAAGCAGAAGATGTATATATGGACAAAGGATTTTTACAGGATCCACTCAGCAAGAGCTGCTTTCTCGTTTGTTTTTACATTTGTCAGAGGAATGCAAAAATACGTTGATGGAG GTTTCTAAGACATTTGGAGAGGGGAAAATGTTGCTAGAAGAATATGTATTGACCTTGAAGGCTGTAGTTGGAATGAACAACCTTGTTGAGGCAGTGGGAATTGGCAAAGGGAAGCAAGACCTGACAGGCATTGCGATGGAGCCTCTGAAGTCAAATCAAGTTGCTACTGGTCGTCCAGAAATACCAGTTGGCAAAGCTTGCTCCACTCTTTCACCCTTGGAAATTGTCAACTTCTTAACTGGAGGTTATCGATTAAGCAAAGCCAGATCAAATGACCTTTTCTGGGAGGCTGTTTGGCCTCGTTTACTTGCAAGAGGGTGGCACTCTGAGCAGCCTAATGATTATGGTTTTGCTGCTGCTTCCAGGCATTCTCTGGTCTTTCTAGTCCCTGGTATCAAGAAGTTTTCAAGAAGGAAACTAGTGAGAGGAGAGCACTATTTTGATTCTGTCAGTGATGTCTTGAATAAAGTTGCTTCAGATCCAGCTCTCCTTGAGCTTGATGTTGGAGCAGACAAGATTTTGGACCAACAAGATTTTCCCAATCAGCAACGCCATTGCTATCTCAAGCCACGAACTCCTAGCCACAGGGCAGAAGTCATGAAGTTTACTGTTGTTGATACTAGTCTGGCTAATGGGGAAACATCCACGGTGAGAGAACTGAGAAGCTTACCAGTTGAAATGATGAACATTTCCACCACCAGAAGTGATTCTGAAGAAAGTGATGAAGATTCTACTGAGGATTCAATAAATGAATCTGATTCTTCTGATAACTTGTGTTTTGATCACAGCAGGACTGATATTTCAAAATCCACAAAGGTCAATGTTGATGTGGGAGACTCGTCTGGCAgggaaaattttgaaaatattgctTTGAGGCAATGTTCCCCTGTAATTGGCTCAGGTTTCACCCAGGTTCCGGTCAAAATCCCAAAGGATCAGAATGCTAGCAAGTATGATGATATGCATCCAAGTAAGCATATCAAAGGTCAAGCAATAAAGAGAACGAAACCTGCCAATAGGAATCTTTTAGGCCCTGTTGCAAAAAGACGGCGAAGATTAACTGTGTGTGATCACGCAGTGACAAGCTGTTGTACTGTCAATGTCTCAGTAGATCCCAGGTTAGAACAAGATGAAGTTGGTTGTACATCAGGAAATCATGATTTGCAAGAGAATACTCTTTCTTATCTGGATTCACATCAGGCAAAGTTGTCATCCACCAGTTCTTCATCCAGGGGCAGCCCTAATATTACAGATGAATGCAATCTGAGTAGCAACTTATCTGTTGCTGAACATCCTAATGAGAAATCTCAGTCTCGGACATTGATTGACCTGAACATACCCATCCCTGAAGATGCTGAGACTGAAGCGTTAATGATGGAAATGATAGAAAGACAGCATGATAAAGAGACTGGACAGACACAGGATTTCGGTATGCTGAAAACTTCCGCTTCAGTATGTGGTTCTACTTCTGAGCAACCACCTGGCTTCAATTCTCGTAGGCAAAGTACAAGAAACCGACCACTGACCACTAAAGCACTGGAAGCTCTTGCTTGTGGATTTTTGAGCATAAAGCAGAATCGGAGGAGTCGGGATGATTTTTCACTGGATAACTCAATGTCGAGGCCTTCACGACGTGCTCGCGGTAAGGTGAGAGTTACTGAAAACTTCGGAACTGGTGTAATGGATTTCAAAGGAGATGAAAGAGCAAATGGTGTATGTAATAGTAGTAGTGACATGTTCAATGAGCTTCATGTTTAA
- the LOC110673925 gene encoding uncharacterized protein LOC110673925, translated as MGQAFRRASGRIRATDPSPTAKSVRERRPPVGTTEKVNISRRTAQYNNQDSLDSDGAPRVNADNVLEERDPQFDAMLSQMVGRIRSKPGGKLQIGEAAVVERYNRPMPKLRNTKPDSGRYEERPAPQGTLNVAQLRHIMLLHQGKADDHNGPMDIHQIAKKFRLEVAQVEQILQYVSLPPEDSNKQKSYQ; from the exons ATGGGCCAGGCATTTCGTCGAGCATCTGGCAGAATACGAGCCACCGACCCATCGCCGACTGCCAAGAGCGTACGGGAACGCAGGCCTCCCGTGGGCACCACCGAAAAGGTGAATATCTCAAGGAGAACCGCCCAATATAACAATCAGGACAGTCTTGATTCTG ATGGTGCTCCGAGAGTTAACGCTGACAATGTCCTTGAAGAACGAGATCCTCAATTTGATGCAATGCTTAGTCAAATGGTGGGTAGAATTAGATCAAAGCCTGGAGGGAAACTTCAGATCGGTGAG GCAGCAGTGGTAGAAAGGTATAATAGGCCTATGCCAAAGCTGCGGAACACAAAACCTGATTCTGGCAGGTATGAAGAAAGACCTGCTCCTCAAGGAACTTTGAATGTGGCACAGCTGCGCCACATCATGCTTCTGCATCAAGGTAAAGCTGATGATCACAATGGACCAATGGACATCCACCAGATTGCCAAGAAGTTTAGACTAGAAGTTGCACAGGTGGAGCAGATCTTGCAGTATGTATCACTGCCACCGGAGGATAGCAACAAACAGAAAAGTTATCAGTGA